In the Geobacter sp. FeAm09 genome, one interval contains:
- a CDS encoding HDOD domain-containing protein, which produces MSFAERPPITLEQLVEQTRTIYSLPYFYERFNEAINHPRSSIADIAKIIIEDQGLTARILKLANSPMFGYYSRVDSITKAVTIIGTQQLRDLAFAASAMGVFKGIPEELMNMAFFWRHSIACGIVARNLAACLRESNVERFFVAGILHDVGQLIMCAAIPDTAGELLALSRSRREHYHHTERDRLGFDHADLGGALLQAWKLPANIFEPVACHHTPRAAAQFPLESAIIHLAEIICQSFEFGASGEWCVSPLDPAAWERLGMPVSILATILKQSEPQIEETFDILMEGQ; this is translated from the coding sequence ATGAGCTTTGCTGAACGCCCCCCCATCACCCTGGAGCAGCTTGTGGAGCAGACGCGGACGATCTACTCCCTCCCCTATTTCTACGAGCGCTTCAACGAAGCCATCAACCACCCCCGCAGCTCCATCGCCGATATCGCCAAGATCATCATCGAGGACCAGGGCCTCACCGCCCGCATCCTCAAGCTGGCCAACAGCCCGATGTTCGGCTATTACTCCCGGGTCGATTCCATCACCAAGGCCGTGACCATCATCGGTACCCAGCAGTTGCGCGACCTGGCGTTTGCCGCCTCGGCCATGGGCGTGTTCAAAGGCATCCCCGAAGAACTGATGAACATGGCCTTTTTCTGGCGCCACAGCATCGCCTGCGGCATCGTCGCCCGCAATCTGGCGGCCTGCCTGCGCGAAAGCAACGTGGAACGTTTCTTCGTGGCCGGCATCCTCCACGACGTGGGGCAGTTGATCATGTGCGCCGCCATACCGGACACGGCCGGCGAACTGCTGGCGCTCAGCCGCTCGCGCCGGGAGCATTACCACCATACCGAGCGGGACCGGCTGGGATTCGACCACGCCGACCTGGGCGGGGCGCTGCTGCAGGCCTGGAAACTGCCAGCCAATATCTTCGAGCCGGTGGCCTGCCACCACACCCCCCGCGCCGCGGCCCAATTCCCCCTGGAATCGGCCATCATCCACCTGGCGGAGATCATCTGCCAGTCCTTCGAGTTCGGCGCCAGCGGCGAATGGTGCGTCTCCCCCCTGGACCCGGCGGCCTGGGAGCGCCTCGGCATGCCGGTCAGCATCCTGGCGACGATCCTCAAACAGTCGGAACCGCAGATCGAGGAGACCTTCGACATCCTCATGGAGGGGCAATGA
- a CDS encoding response regulator, with amino-acid sequence MTSKNAPLSHEFLQERVQFLEEANRRYMSILDLLASSLDFHGDLNRAKDFSDIFRATQAQICRILACRTMGCLEAMEDGSFELASWEPGEARDEIQAEIDAKIMDGTFAWALNRNQAILVPLAGNRTLLLHSIATRSRILGMFAAILPGDSTAVDAAALNAISIILYTCAHALESTTLNAKLHENMVTLEEKVLERTHDLAIAREQAEEASRAKSAFLANMSHEIRTPMNGIMGMTDLLLAGGLAPGQERQFHRAIMDSADSLMVIINDILDFSKIEAGRIVLDHSPFLLRTVMGQVLRSLAPKAADKNLELLCVPETNVPDALLGDAGKLRQVLVNLVGNAIKFSDRGEIAVHAILLADDGDQVSLQFSVSDRGIGITPEACGRIFNMFEQADSSTTKRFGGTGLGLTISRRIVELMGGRIWVDSTPGQGSTFHFTIRMPVQQHVPPRPEPAEMAGRRVVVVEQIELNRRTLAEYLTAWGMRPFCAAHGEEALELVRRLADDTKPPLLALVDLQTLGADCWGQVERLRDAGRDGLLMIVMTSAGIRGDAEQCRQLGVGGYLAKPWVHDELRDVILEVLTGRGTGQQMPVTRHTLQEERARLDILVADDVEVNRMLAMAVLEKQGHRVTLATNGQEAVAAYAAGHFDAILMDVQMPVKDGLQATREIRVLEMAAGRKCPILALTAYAGQEDRDKCLAAGMDGYLSKPFKASELEVALHRQCGLPLPPQEPDSGAAASRNAAEPDLPVFDRGGLLSRLGGKIELIGKFVALFRKGMDANLANLLAAAERHDREGMRVSAHTIKGAAGNIGAPRVQDIARRIEEAAREERLAEAQNLLPRLDDEYNAFVHLIEEGP; translated from the coding sequence ATGACGAGCAAAAACGCCCCCCTTTCCCACGAATTCCTCCAGGAGCGGGTCCAGTTTCTGGAAGAGGCCAACCGGCGCTACATGTCGATTCTCGACCTGCTGGCGTCGAGCCTGGATTTCCACGGCGACCTCAACCGCGCCAAGGATTTTTCCGACATCTTCCGGGCCACCCAGGCCCAGATTTGCAGGATTCTGGCATGCCGCACCATGGGCTGCCTCGAGGCGATGGAGGACGGCAGTTTCGAGTTGGCCTCCTGGGAGCCCGGGGAGGCCCGGGACGAGATCCAGGCCGAGATCGACGCCAAGATCATGGACGGAACCTTTGCCTGGGCCCTGAACCGCAACCAGGCCATTCTGGTGCCCCTTGCCGGCAACCGGACCCTGCTCCTGCACAGCATTGCCACCCGCTCCCGCATCCTGGGGATGTTCGCGGCCATCCTGCCCGGAGATTCCACCGCGGTGGATGCGGCGGCCCTCAACGCCATCTCCATCATCCTGTACACCTGCGCCCACGCCCTGGAGAGCACCACCCTCAACGCCAAGCTGCATGAAAATATGGTCACCCTGGAGGAGAAGGTCCTGGAACGGACCCACGACCTGGCCATCGCCCGCGAACAGGCCGAAGAGGCCAGCCGCGCCAAAAGCGCCTTTCTTGCCAACATGAGCCACGAGATCAGAACCCCCATGAACGGCATCATGGGGATGACCGACCTCCTGCTGGCGGGCGGACTCGCCCCCGGCCAGGAACGGCAATTCCACCGCGCCATCATGGACTCGGCCGACAGCCTGATGGTCATCATCAACGATATTCTCGATTTTTCCAAGATCGAGGCGGGCAGGATCGTGCTCGACCACTCCCCGTTCCTGCTGCGTACGGTCATGGGGCAGGTGCTGCGCTCCCTGGCGCCCAAGGCGGCCGACAAAAACCTGGAACTGCTCTGCGTCCCGGAAACGAACGTGCCCGACGCGCTTTTGGGCGATGCGGGAAAACTGCGGCAGGTGCTGGTCAATCTCGTGGGCAACGCCATAAAATTCTCCGATCGCGGAGAAATCGCCGTGCATGCCATCCTCCTGGCAGACGACGGCGATCAGGTGTCGCTCCAGTTCTCGGTTTCGGACCGGGGGATCGGGATCACCCCGGAAGCCTGCGGCCGGATCTTCAACATGTTCGAGCAGGCCGACTCGTCCACGACCAAACGTTTCGGCGGCACCGGGCTCGGCCTGACCATCTCCCGGCGGATCGTGGAGCTGATGGGGGGCAGAATATGGGTTGACAGCACGCCGGGACAGGGGAGCACCTTTCATTTCACCATCCGCATGCCGGTGCAGCAGCACGTCCCTCCCCGCCCCGAGCCGGCCGAAATGGCGGGCCGGCGGGTCGTGGTGGTGGAGCAGATTGAACTGAACCGGCGCACCTTGGCCGAATACCTGACGGCATGGGGCATGCGGCCGTTCTGCGCGGCCCATGGGGAAGAGGCGCTGGAGCTCGTCCGCCGCCTGGCTGACGACACCAAGCCGCCCCTGCTGGCGCTGGTCGATCTGCAGACCCTGGGCGCCGACTGCTGGGGCCAGGTGGAACGGCTTCGGGACGCCGGGCGCGACGGCCTGTTGATGATCGTCATGACCAGCGCCGGAATCCGCGGCGACGCCGAACAGTGCCGCCAACTGGGGGTCGGCGGCTATCTCGCCAAACCGTGGGTGCATGACGAGCTGCGGGACGTCATCCTGGAGGTCCTGACCGGCCGGGGCACGGGGCAGCAGATGCCGGTAACCCGGCACACCCTGCAGGAGGAGCGGGCCCGTCTCGACATTCTGGTGGCCGACGATGTGGAGGTCAACCGGATGCTGGCCATGGCCGTCCTCGAAAAACAGGGGCACCGGGTCACCCTGGCGACCAATGGCCAGGAGGCCGTTGCGGCGTATGCCGCGGGGCATTTCGATGCCATCCTCATGGATGTCCAGATGCCGGTCAAGGACGGGTTGCAGGCCACACGGGAGATCCGGGTGTTGGAGATGGCTGCCGGCCGAAAGTGTCCCATTCTCGCCCTGACGGCCTATGCCGGCCAGGAAGACCGGGACAAGTGCCTGGCCGCGGGTATGGACGGCTATCTTTCCAAACCGTTCAAGGCGAGTGAACTGGAAGTGGCCCTGCACCGGCAATGCGGCCTCCCCTTGCCTCCCCAGGAGCCCGATTCAGGGGCAGCCGCCTCCCGGAATGCCGCAGAGCCGGACCTGCCGGTATTCGACCGGGGGGGGCTGCTTTCCCGCCTGGGGGGCAAGATCGAGCTGATCGGCAAGTTTGTGGCATTGTTCCGCAAGGGTATGGACGCCAACCTGGCGAATCTTCTCGCCGCCGCGGAACGCCATGACAGGGAAGGGATGCGGGTCAGCGCCCACACCATCAAAGGGGCCGCCGGCAATATCGGGGCGCCGCGGGTCCAGGACATCGCCCGGCGCATCGAGGAGGCCGCCCGGGAAGAGAGGCTGGCGGAGGCACAGAATCTGCTCCCCCGCCTCGACGACGAATACAATGCTTTTGTGCATCTGATCGAGGAAGGCCCATAA
- a CDS encoding response regulator, which yields MELKKCLVVDDDELGREIVAQYLQNVPVVDTAAGGRDAVEKFQAALTEGVPYELILLDIVMPDMDGISAGKEMRKLEKQLALPVDKQVKIVMLTALNTPQDVMQSMLTVQSSAYLVKPVEPEKVRKTISQLGLRIAG from the coding sequence ATGGAACTCAAGAAATGCCTCGTCGTGGATGACGACGAGTTGGGCCGCGAGATCGTTGCCCAGTACCTGCAGAACGTTCCCGTCGTCGACACCGCCGCCGGCGGCCGGGATGCGGTGGAAAAATTCCAGGCAGCCCTGACGGAGGGCGTCCCCTATGAGCTGATCCTGCTGGATATCGTCATGCCGGATATGGACGGGATCTCTGCCGGCAAAGAAATGAGGAAACTGGAGAAGCAGCTGGCCCTGCCGGTGGACAAGCAGGTCAAAATCGTCATGCTGACCGCCCTCAACACCCCCCAGGACGTCATGCAGTCCATGCTGACGGTGCAGTCGTCCGCCTACTTGGTCAAGCCGGTGGAGCCGGAGAAGGTCCGCAAGACGATCAGCCAGTTGGGGCTGCGGATCGCCGGTTAG
- a CDS encoding sigma-54 dependent transcriptional regulator, with product MTVPTILVVDDDELSVRMLEAQLGDAGFTPVAAFSGAEALDIMEQRQIDLVISDLVMHEMDGLELIEQVRKRHEGIPVVVVTANGSVESAVEAMRRGAYDYLEKPINPAILHITLQHALNYHHVVRENEQIKGLLGERFTFQSIVTVNPAMKELLRLAAKVASARQTTIAIYGESGSGKEVLARAIHFAGNGLPNGFVAVNCAAIPEHLLESELFGHVRGAFTGADRDREGKFSLARGGTILLDEIGDMPLPLQAKLLRVLQERVFEKIGSNAPLPADCRVIVATNRNLAEWVAAGRFREDLYHRINVFPLTIPPLRDRTDDIPLLCEHMLDHLRQHLGKALPGISQKAMDVMLNYHWPGNVRELRNCLERAAILTEGELIRPAHLGISPAGSDDAAHGAAGDSITYTLTVPGELLSLDTLTKRILAITLERCNGNKSKASQMLKIGRKAFYRP from the coding sequence ATGACTGTTCCGACAATCCTCGTTGTTGACGATGATGAACTGAGTGTCCGCATGCTGGAGGCCCAGCTCGGCGATGCGGGTTTCACCCCCGTAGCCGCATTCAGCGGCGCGGAAGCCCTGGACATTATGGAACAACGGCAGATCGATCTGGTCATCTCCGATCTGGTCATGCATGAGATGGACGGCCTGGAACTCATCGAACAGGTGAGGAAGCGGCACGAAGGAATACCGGTCGTCGTGGTGACGGCAAACGGCAGTGTGGAGAGCGCGGTGGAGGCCATGCGGCGCGGGGCGTACGACTACCTGGAAAAACCGATCAATCCCGCCATCTTGCACATCACGCTCCAACATGCCCTCAATTACCACCACGTTGTCCGGGAAAACGAGCAGATCAAAGGGCTTTTGGGAGAGCGGTTCACCTTTCAAAGCATCGTAACCGTGAACCCGGCGATGAAAGAGCTGTTGCGGTTGGCCGCCAAGGTCGCCTCGGCACGCCAGACGACCATAGCCATCTATGGGGAAAGCGGTTCCGGCAAGGAGGTCCTGGCGCGGGCCATCCACTTTGCCGGTAACGGGCTGCCCAACGGTTTCGTCGCGGTGAACTGCGCCGCCATTCCCGAACACCTGCTGGAAAGCGAACTCTTCGGCCATGTGCGGGGCGCCTTCACCGGCGCCGATCGTGACCGGGAGGGCAAGTTCAGCCTGGCCCGGGGGGGCACCATCCTGCTCGACGAGATCGGCGACATGCCCCTGCCGCTTCAGGCCAAGCTGCTCCGGGTTCTCCAGGAGCGCGTGTTCGAAAAGATCGGGAGCAACGCCCCGCTACCCGCCGACTGCCGGGTCATCGTGGCCACCAACCGCAATCTGGCCGAATGGGTCGCCGCCGGGCGATTCCGGGAGGATCTCTACCACCGGATCAACGTCTTTCCCCTCACCATCCCCCCCCTGCGGGACCGCACGGATGACATTCCCCTGCTCTGCGAGCATATGCTCGACCATTTGCGCCAGCATCTGGGCAAGGCGCTACCCGGCATCTCCCAAAAGGCCATGGACGTCATGCTCAACTACCACTGGCCGGGCAATGTCCGTGAACTGCGCAACTGTCTGGAACGCGCGGCCATCCTCACGGAAGGGGAGTTGATCCGGCCTGCCCATCTGGGGATCAGCCCGGCAGGTTCCGACGATGCCGCTCACGGTGCCGCCGGGGACAGCATCACCTATACGCTGACGGTGCCGGGCGAACTCCTCTCCCTCGATACGCTGACGAAACGCATTCTCGCCATTACCCTGGAACGGTGCAACGGCAATAAATCAAAAGCCTCCCAGATGCTCAAGATCGGCCGCAAGGCGTTCTATCGCCCCTGA
- a CDS encoding PDZ domain-containing protein, giving the protein MRPDRGTRTMQEKSPAMLDFLGMIVTAVGRASAIRSGMDMADGLIVMVVGWGGTAATAGIETGDIIAGMDGKPTRTLRDIEECLAAHQPRAPITFLLRRAGEWRYLTIPFEENFSGGVHRIQSGSCSISQIKSLEL; this is encoded by the coding sequence ATGAGGCCGGACAGAGGTACAAGGACGATGCAGGAGAAATCTCCCGCCATGCTGGATTTTCTCGGGATGATTGTGACCGCGGTCGGCCGTGCCTCTGCCATCCGAAGCGGCATGGACATGGCGGATGGGCTTATCGTCATGGTCGTCGGCTGGGGCGGGACGGCGGCCACCGCGGGTATTGAGACCGGCGACATCATCGCCGGCATGGACGGGAAGCCGACCAGGACGCTCAGGGATATCGAGGAGTGTCTGGCCGCACACCAGCCTCGGGCCCCGATCACGTTCCTGCTCAGGCGCGCGGGCGAGTGGCGCTATCTGACCATCCCCTTCGAGGAAAACTTCAGCGGCGGGGTCCACAGGATACAATCCGGCTCTTGCTCCATCAGTCAGATCAAAAGCCTGGAACTATGA
- a CDS encoding CsgG/HfaB family protein, whose product MKRIILHLILCIPLAGCSLFRSPPDSKTVALMPFFSTSSTKSIGQEAADRVALEMVAKGYVVIDRSTATALVNETKFYGSGLSDDMRNTLQSHNIAAVVFGSVNDFSCETIRSPSLVASLASNMDKKNRCTVSLTAKIADTATGRLLWGVTINDTSEGVNLTAMELMKSLIRKADIKEALPESLAAQTKSE is encoded by the coding sequence ATGAAACGAATCATTCTCCACCTTATTCTCTGCATACCGCTGGCCGGCTGTTCCCTGTTCAGAAGCCCCCCTGACTCGAAGACGGTGGCGCTCATGCCTTTCTTTTCCACCTCCAGCACCAAAAGCATCGGCCAGGAGGCTGCCGACCGCGTGGCATTGGAGATGGTGGCCAAGGGGTATGTCGTGATCGATCGAAGCACTGCCACCGCCTTGGTGAACGAGACGAAATTCTACGGCTCGGGCTTGAGTGACGACATGCGCAACACCTTGCAGTCCCACAATATCGCTGCCGTGGTTTTCGGCAGCGTCAATGACTTCAGTTGCGAAACGATCCGGTCCCCCTCGCTGGTTGCCAGCCTGGCCAGCAATATGGACAAGAAAAACCGCTGTACCGTTTCCCTGACCGCCAAGATCGCCGACACCGCAACCGGCAGACTGCTGTGGGGGGTGACCATCAACGATACATCGGAGGGCGTGAATCTTACCGCCATGGAACTCATGAAATCTTTGATCCGCAAGGCCGATATCAAGGAAGCACTTCCCGAATCACTGGCCGCACAAACGAAATCCGAGTGA
- a CDS encoding response regulator: protein MAKKILIVEDELKLVDVLKDYLYLAGFEASSLFNGTEVTPWVKEHGPSLILLDLMLPGRDGIDICKEIRTFSNVPIIMMTARIDEVDRLLGLELGADDYICKPFSPREVVARVKAVLRRMGDEQTTQAAGLMLDESRYRATLAEHELDLTAVEFKLLQFLAAKPGRIYSRQQLMEQIYIDRRVVSSRTIDSHIKKLRKKIADANPDTEFIHSVYGAGYKFEAA from the coding sequence ATGGCGAAAAAGATACTTATTGTTGAAGATGAGCTGAAGCTTGTCGATGTATTGAAAGATTATCTCTACCTTGCCGGATTTGAAGCGTCCAGTTTGTTCAATGGTACTGAAGTTACGCCGTGGGTGAAGGAACATGGTCCGAGCCTTATACTTCTCGACCTGATGCTGCCAGGGCGGGATGGAATAGATATCTGCAAAGAGATCAGGACCTTCTCGAATGTGCCGATCATCATGATGACCGCGCGCATCGATGAGGTCGATCGCCTGCTCGGGCTTGAACTGGGCGCCGACGACTACATCTGCAAACCGTTCAGTCCCCGGGAGGTCGTCGCCCGGGTCAAGGCTGTCCTGCGCCGCATGGGCGACGAACAGACCACGCAAGCCGCCGGGCTTATGCTCGACGAATCACGGTATCGGGCCACGCTTGCCGAACACGAGCTCGATCTCACCGCCGTGGAATTCAAGCTGCTGCAGTTTCTGGCGGCAAAGCCGGGGCGTATCTACAGCCGGCAGCAACTGATGGAACAGATCTATATCGATCGCCGTGTTGTCAGCAGCCGAACCATCGACAGCCACATCAAAAAGCTGCGCAAGAAGATTGCCGATGCCAACCCGGACACGGAGTTCATTCATTCCGTGTATGGCGCGGGCTACAAATTCGAGGCCGCATGA
- a CDS encoding beta-propeller fold lactonase family protein has product MIRDVMKTAVLILVLLASASCGSGENSGTSTTSTYPRFAYAANYNDGTVSIYSVNASTGQLRHSGYVAAGTNPRSVTVTPSGKFAYAANYGSNNISVYTVTQATGALTAGTAVATGTAPSSVTVDPTGKFAYAVNSGDKTISVYTINQTTGALTAGTAVATGTTPSSVTIAPSGGFAYVANSGDNTISVYTVNQSTGALSGKTDIAAGTTPVSVTIAPSGKFAYAANSGSNTISVYTVNQTTGVLTKGTAALTEVTPMAVTVDSASRFAYVANYDSNTISVYTINQSTGALTEGTSVAAGTNPASVMVDPSGKFAYATSFNSYAIPVYAIDQTTGALSAAGTVSAGSGPVHMAMTSGTSAVTYVPKFAYAANYASDSISVYGISQSSGALTAGTAVAAGTGPYGIAVDPSGKHAYVANRSSDNVSVYTIDQTTGALTAGTAVAAGSEPRSVAVEPSGRFAYVANYGSSTISAYAIDQTSGALTAVTTVTTGTGTNPVSVAVDPSGRFLYAANYTTFTIAAFVIDQTSGALTSVGGTAAAAGTNPVSVSTDPTGRFVYVANSGSNTISVFSITQSTGALVKVTDVAAGTSPYAVSVDPTGKYAYAANSGSGTVSVYTIGQSTGTLTAGTAATSGKQPRSLAIDPSGKYAYAANYYDNSISLYTVSQTTGALTAAAATVATASAPLSLVVCGTLE; this is encoded by the coding sequence ATGATCCGGGATGTAATGAAAACGGCGGTCTTGATTCTTGTTCTATTGGCATCGGCTTCGTGCGGCAGCGGCGAAAACAGCGGTACAAGCACCACCTCCACCTATCCCCGCTTCGCCTACGCCGCCAACTACAATGACGGAACGGTTTCCATCTACAGCGTTAATGCCTCGACCGGCCAACTGCGCCATAGCGGCTATGTGGCCGCCGGGACGAACCCCCGTTCCGTGACCGTTACCCCATCCGGCAAATTCGCCTACGCCGCAAATTACGGTTCCAATAACATTTCGGTCTATACCGTCACCCAGGCCACCGGGGCCCTGACCGCCGGAACCGCCGTGGCCACGGGCACGGCCCCCTCGTCCGTCACCGTCGACCCCACGGGCAAATTCGCCTATGCGGTCAATAGCGGCGACAAGACCATCTCGGTCTATACCATCAATCAGACTACGGGTGCCCTGACCGCCGGAACCGCCGTGGCTACCGGCACGACCCCCAGCTCGGTGACCATCGCTCCCTCCGGCGGCTTTGCCTATGTGGCCAACAGCGGCGACAACACCATCTCGGTCTATACCGTCAATCAGAGCACGGGAGCCCTGAGCGGGAAGACCGACATTGCCGCCGGCACGACCCCCGTATCCGTGACCATAGCTCCCTCCGGCAAATTTGCCTATGCCGCCAATAGTGGTTCCAATACTATTTCGGTCTACACCGTCAACCAGACCACCGGGGTCTTGACCAAAGGGACGGCGGCCCTCACCGAGGTGACCCCCATGGCCGTGACCGTAGATTCTGCGAGTAGATTCGCCTATGTGGCCAACTATGATTCCAACACCATTTCGGTTTACACCATCAACCAGAGCACGGGGGCATTGACCGAGGGAACGTCGGTGGCCGCGGGGACGAACCCGGCTTCCGTCATGGTCGATCCTTCGGGCAAGTTCGCCTATGCGACGAGCTTCAATTCCTATGCCATCCCGGTCTATGCCATCGACCAGACCACCGGCGCCTTAAGCGCCGCGGGAACGGTTTCCGCCGGCAGCGGTCCCGTGCACATGGCCATGACATCGGGAACCTCCGCCGTCACCTACGTGCCGAAATTCGCCTATGCGGCAAATTATGCTTCGGACAGCATCTCGGTCTACGGCATCAGCCAGAGCAGCGGGGCCTTGACCGCCGGGACGGCGGTTGCCGCCGGGACCGGCCCCTACGGCATTGCCGTCGATCCTTCCGGGAAACACGCCTACGTGGCAAACCGCTCGTCCGATAATGTCTCGGTGTATACCATCGACCAGACCACGGGAGCCTTGACCGCCGGGACGGCGGTTGCTGCCGGCAGCGAGCCGCGCTCCGTTGCCGTGGAGCCCTCTGGAAGGTTCGCCTACGTGGCGAACTACGGTTCCAGCACCATTTCGGCCTACGCCATCGACCAGACCAGCGGCGCCTTGACCGCGGTGACCACGGTAACGACGGGAACCGGCACCAACCCCGTCTCGGTTGCCGTTGACCCCTCGGGAAGGTTTCTTTATGCCGCGAACTACACCACGTTCACGATCGCTGCCTTTGTCATCGACCAGACCAGCGGGGCCTTGACCAGCGTCGGGGGGACGGCAGCGGCAGCCGGCACCAACCCCGTCTCCGTGAGCACCGATCCCACGGGACGGTTCGTCTATGTGGCCAATAGCGGCTCCAACACCATCTCGGTATTCTCCATCACACAATCCACCGGGGCGCTGGTCAAGGTGACGGATGTGGCTGCGGGCACGAGCCCTTATGCGGTTTCCGTCGATCCCACGGGGAAATACGCCTATGCGGCGAACTCCGGCTCCGGCACCGTATCCGTCTATACCATCGGCCAGTCCACCGGGACGCTGACAGCCGGTACGGCCGCGACTTCCGGCAAGCAGCCCCGCTCGTTGGCCATCGACCCCTCGGGTAAATACGCCTACGCGGCAAACTACTATGACAACTCCATCTCCCTGTACACCGTCAGCCAGACGACCGGGGCGCTGACAGCGGCTGCGGCGACGGTGGCCACAGCATCGGCCCCCCTGTCCCTCGTCGTATGCGGTACGCTTGAGTGA
- a CDS encoding chemotaxis protein CheW: MSNLPVAKTEVGQMAHEIIQLVSFELGGEEYGVDVLAVREIIRMPGITKMPNTPDYVDGIINLRGTVVPIISLRRRFGLDERENDRQSRILVMEAGGSLTGFVVDAVAEVIRISSSDIQPPPAITQGNLAQECITGVLNRTERLLIVLDLNRLFSDEEKAQFEGLA; encoded by the coding sequence ATGAGCAACCTGCCTGTCGCCAAAACCGAAGTGGGCCAGATGGCCCACGAGATCATCCAACTCGTCAGCTTCGAACTAGGAGGTGAGGAGTACGGGGTGGACGTGCTTGCCGTCCGTGAGATCATCCGCATGCCCGGCATCACCAAGATGCCCAACACCCCGGATTACGTGGACGGCATCATCAACCTGCGCGGCACGGTGGTGCCGATCATCTCCCTGCGCCGCCGCTTCGGCCTGGACGAACGGGAAAACGACCGCCAGAGCCGCATACTGGTCATGGAGGCCGGGGGGAGCCTGACCGGTTTCGTGGTCGATGCCGTGGCCGAGGTCATCCGCATTTCCTCCTCCGACATCCAGCCTCCCCCGGCCATCACCCAGGGCAACCTGGCCCAGGAGTGCATTACCGGCGTACTCAACCGCACGGAGCGGCTGTTGATCGTACTTGACCTCAACCGCCTGTTCAGCGACGAGGAAAAGGCCCAGTTCGAGGGGTTGGCCTGA